The segment GGATTGAAGAGGCGGGCCGCCGTGGCGCGCTTCAGACCGTCATGAACCTCTGCTACGCTCATTTTCAATGCCTTTGCAAGCCCTGCATAGGACCAGGCTTGGTCCTTGAGGACACTGAGCTTTAGAAGGACGAGAACATCTTGAGGTTTCAGAATCATGTTTATATGCTATTCGCGAATAGCGAATAAGTCAATAGGTTCGTGATTCAAGTTCAAAAGCCTTTGGGAGGAGAGTATCTTCACTGCTCGGCAGCGAAGTCTGCTGAGCGGGGATTCCTTGCCAACTCCGGGTCGAGGAACGTTCCGCCCTTAACCTGCGCGGTGAAGCGGCGTCTGGTTGATAGTGGTGGTTGGCCATGGGTGGCATCCATTTAACCCATTTGCAGGCGCGCATTGAGTTGGTCGATCTTCTTTACCATGCTTTGAATGACTCCGATTTTGCCATCAAAAAGGGAAGCCAGATCGCCGTGATCGTTGAAGGGCGAGTCATTCAGCTTCTGCTTTTCGAGTGAGCCATTGACCATGACATGATCGACCACCAGATTCACGAAGGCGATTTGTTGCGTATTCAGCGAGTTGTCAGATAGGAATTCGCTGAAGAGTTCCAGGGCGGCAGAACGATCCAGTCCGACAAGGCGAGCGACCAGTTTGAGCAAGGGCTCGTCTTTGAATTCTTTTTCATACTCTTCTTTGGTGCCCAGTTCCTGCCAGAGTACTTTTTCGAGATAGCTGAGATCTTGTGGGGTCAATTCTTTGTTGTGGCGCAGTTTATGGATCGGCAGGTCATCGGTATGCGCCTTGAGATAGGCATTGACCTTGGCCCGGTAGGATCGGAAATCATAGCCTCCATAGAAGGCTTCATTCTCGCGCACTTCCAGCTTGGTATCTAGGAAGTGGGTATAGTAGATTTCCTGACTCGAGCGTTCGATCAGATCGAGCAAATCCCGCAGAGCCACGCGCACGGATTCATGTTCAAAGAGATCAGCTTCGACCCAATAAACCGGCTCTTGAATCCGGGTGATGATAGGGGCCTGACGTTTGACCTTTTCAAGATGGCCTTTGGCGGCCAGGGCTTCGCCTGTTTCGACCAGTCTTTGCCGCTGTTGCGGTTTGGGCGCGCCTTGCAGGGTTTCCAGCATGATGCTGTACATCAGGTAGTCAAAGCGTTTGGCCAGTTCCTGTTCTTCGGAAGGCTGGACCAGTGGGGCAATATGTTTTTCCAGCTCTGCGATCATCGTATCGGTGATGTTGTCCCAGGCTGATTGCTGGTTATAGCGGTGCAGGTATTCGATCCGCAGGCGGCTGGCGAAGTGATTCTCATTGATGGCGCAGACTTCGGTATACAGGGACGTGATCAAGGCTGTGCGGAAGGCTTGATATTCCGTGCTCTGGTATTTGAGATGCTGCAAAGCCTGCGCAATACAGGCGCGCACGCCAAAGAGCTGTTCGGTCAGGGATTTGATGGCCCGGCCTTCGGAGAGATTTTTTTCGGTGCGGAAATATTCAAAGTTGCCGCAATAGTCAAAGATGCGGAATGCTTGTTTATCGTCGCCGATGCCAAAAAGATCGGGGCAAAGACGGGTGCCTCGTCCGATCATCTGCCAGAATTTGGCTTTGGAGCGTACTTTTTTAAAAAAGACCAGATTGACCAATTCAGGAATGTCGATGCCGGTATCGAGCATGTCTACCGAAATCGCAATCTGGGGGAATTTGTCTTTGCTGGCGAAGTCATCGAGCACCGAATCGACGTATTTGATGCCGTTGTAGATGCACTCGGCGGTTTTGCCAGAACTGCTGGGGTAGAGTAGATTGAAGCGTTCCAGAATCGCATCAGCGTGTTTGGTGTTGGCAGCAAAAATTATGGTTTTGCCAATGCGATCCCCACCCTGCACTTTGATGCCGTCGTTCATCAGGTCTTGCAACACCGTGTCGATGGTATTGGAATTAAACAAATAGGCGTTCAGGGCGCTGCTGTCGATGGTGTCGCAGCCCTCATCAAAGGTGTCTTCCCATTCTTCTTTTTCTTGTTCAGACAGCTCGTCATAGACAATGCCCTGCTCCAGAAATTTCATTTTGGTTTCGTGGGAGGTGTAAGACACCAGAAAGCCTTCTTCAACGGCATCCACCAGCTCATAGGCATAGGTCGGCACATTGTTTTCGAGTTCAAACAGGGCATAGGTATTGTGGTCGATATCGGTTTTGGGCGTGGCCGTCAGGCCCACCAGAAAGCCATCGAAATAGGTGAAGATGTCCTGGTATTTTTTGTAGATTGAGCGGTGGGCTTCGTCGATGATAATCAGGTCAAAGTGGCCGGGCGTAAACAGGACAGAGCCATCTTTGGATTTGGTTTTGTCGATGGCATTCATCATGGTCGGGTAAGTCGAGAAGACCATGCGGCTGTCGGGGCTGTCTTTGGAATCGAGCAGATTGCAGATCGAGAGGCTGGGCAGCAGGGCGGCAAAGTTCTTCTTGGCCTGTTTGACCAGTTCGCGCCGATCCGCCAAAAAGAGCACGTTCTTGATCCAGTTCTGGCGAGTCAATACATCCACCAGCGAGATCGCGGTTCGGGTTTTTCCGGTGCCAGTGGCCATCACCAGCAGGGCGCGGCGGTGGCCCTGACTGAGGGTCTCACAGACGGCCTGAATGGCGGTTTTCTGGTAGTGGCGATTGGCGATGCTGTTATTGATGACCGCTGTGTTCAGGGGCTGCTTCTGGGCCTGCCGCTGACGGAACCAGGCACATTCAGCCGGGGTAAAAAAGCCAGAGACCTGACGGGCGGGGTAATTGGCATCGTCCCAGAAATAGGTGCTGAAGCCATTGGTATAAAAGATAAACGGACGCACCCCGTGCATTTGTTCCAGGCAATCGGCATAAATCCTGGCCTGAATTTTGCCTTTTTTGGGATCTACACTGGTTTTTTTTGCTTCGACCACGGCCACGGGCAGGCCGTTTTCGCCATAGAGCACATAGTCCACATAGCCGATCCCTGAAGGGCTTGGCATTCCTGTGACTTCGACCTCTTCGAGCCAATTGGAGCCGAGGGCCCAGCCGGTCATTTCGAGCATCAGGTCGATATAGATTTTGCGGGTCTTGAACTCGCTGATGTCGTCCGGTTTAAAGTCACGGGCCTGGGTATTTTCTTCACGTTTTTTGCTAAATTCTTCGCGGGTTTCCTGGGCTTTGAGCAGTTCTTTGAGGGCTTTGTCCTTGGCCTCTAACTCGGCCTGCATCCGTTCAAGTTCCTGCTGCATTTTGACGGTGCGGCTTTCGGACAGTTCTTTATCCGGCAGCAGGGCGGGATCAAAGGGCGCTTCGTGGATCTCATCTGAATAAGAGTAGTCGATCCAGGCGATAAAGACATACAGGCAGTGCAGGGCTTCGGTGGCCTGTTCGCGCGAAAGCGCGCGGGCCGTATGGGCAGCCTTGTTGCCGAGGGTGACAATGAACTTGAGCAAGGGAAAGAGCTGGCTGTCGAGAATCGATTTGAAGGTGTGGTCGTGGATCAGGGCCGAGAGATTGTCCTGATAGGGCACGTTCAGATCACTGTCGTAGGCATAGACCCATTTGACGGCCAGTTCCAGCGCCCGCCGGGTCTGCATAGCCGAGGTGGCATACGAAACCGACATTGAGTTTTCAGCGTCGATGCACGCTTCAGCAAAATCACAAAAGAGAGGTTTCTCCCGCAGAAATTCAAAATTGCTCATGCTCAGCCCAGCTCTGGTTCCTATTCATTTTCTCTATTTTAGCGGATTT is part of the bacterium (Candidatus Blackallbacteria) CG13_big_fil_rev_8_21_14_2_50_49_14 genome and harbors:
- a CDS encoding DEAD/DEAH box helicase, which encodes MSNFEFLREKPLFCDFAEACIDAENSMSVSYATSAMQTRRALELAVKWVYAYDSDLNVPYQDNLSALIHDHTFKSILDSQLFPLLKFIVTLGNKAAHTARALSREQATEALHCLYVFIAWIDYSYSDEIHEAPFDPALLPDKELSESRTVKMQQELERMQAELEAKDKALKELLKAQETREEFSKKREENTQARDFKPDDISEFKTRKIYIDLMLEMTGWALGSNWLEEVEVTGMPSPSGIGYVDYVLYGENGLPVAVVEAKKTSVDPKKGKIQARIYADCLEQMHGVRPFIFYTNGFSTYFWDDANYPARQVSGFFTPAECAWFRQRQAQKQPLNTAVINNSIANRHYQKTAIQAVCETLSQGHRRALLVMATGTGKTRTAISLVDVLTRQNWIKNVLFLADRRELVKQAKKNFAALLPSLSICNLLDSKDSPDSRMVFSTYPTMMNAIDKTKSKDGSVLFTPGHFDLIIIDEAHRSIYKKYQDIFTYFDGFLVGLTATPKTDIDHNTYALFELENNVPTYAYELVDAVEEGFLVSYTSHETKMKFLEQGIVYDELSEQEKEEWEDTFDEGCDTIDSSALNAYLFNSNTIDTVLQDLMNDGIKVQGGDRIGKTIIFAANTKHADAILERFNLLYPSSSGKTAECIYNGIKYVDSVLDDFASKDKFPQIAISVDMLDTGIDIPELVNLVFFKKVRSKAKFWQMIGRGTRLCPDLFGIGDDKQAFRIFDYCGNFEYFRTEKNLSEGRAIKSLTEQLFGVRACIAQALQHLKYQSTEYQAFRTALITSLYTEVCAINENHFASRLRIEYLHRYNQQSAWDNITDTMIAELEKHIAPLVQPSEEQELAKRFDYLMYSIMLETLQGAPKPQQRQRLVETGEALAAKGHLEKVKRQAPIITRIQEPVYWVEADLFEHESVRVALRDLLDLIERSSQEIYYTHFLDTKLEVRENEAFYGGYDFRSYRAKVNAYLKAHTDDLPIHKLRHNKELTPQDLSYLEKVLWQELGTKEEYEKEFKDEPLLKLVARLVGLDRSAALELFSEFLSDNSLNTQQIAFVNLVVDHVMVNGSLEKQKLNDSPFNDHGDLASLFDGKIGVIQSMVKKIDQLNARLQMG